One window of Candidatus Methylomirabilota bacterium genomic DNA carries:
- a CDS encoding SRPBCC family protein — MSSLVGHTARALDVAFSDVRTRAAERLTKIRSRIAQMDPIHHEIAKRFGKKIWTRARQPGAIRISGALAVVALSLLVRRLSNPPPPSTISRDAITIRKTVNVTAQVHEVFAFWMRHQNWHRVIPHVREVEEIALDRHRWTIGGPEDDPIEWITVITKFGTDRVIEWETVPESVVEHAGSIRFRENRDGTTRVDITMSYVPPAGAVGHAVVALFRRDYKTLMNDELAWFKSLLGRQGAT, encoded by the coding sequence GTGTCGAGTCTGGTCGGCCACACCGCACGTGCGCTCGACGTCGCCTTCAGCGATGTGCGAACACGAGCGGCCGAGCGGCTCACGAAGATCCGATCCCGGATCGCGCAAATGGACCCAATCCATCATGAGATCGCGAAACGTTTCGGGAAGAAAATTTGGACGCGGGCGCGACAGCCGGGCGCGATTCGGATCAGCGGTGCCCTAGCCGTCGTCGCCCTCAGCCTCCTGGTGAGGCGGCTCAGCAACCCGCCTCCCCCCTCCACGATCAGCCGGGATGCCATCACGATTCGGAAGACGGTCAATGTCACTGCCCAGGTCCACGAGGTCTTTGCGTTCTGGATGCGACACCAAAACTGGCATCGGGTCATCCCGCATGTCCGGGAGGTCGAGGAGATCGCCCTAGATCGCCATCGCTGGACCATTGGCGGCCCGGAGGACGACCCCATCGAGTGGATCACCGTCATCACGAAATTCGGGACGGACCGCGTCATCGAATGGGAGACAGTGCCCGAGTCAGTCGTTGAGCACGCCGGCAGTATTCGCTTCAGAGAAAACCGAGACGGCACCACCCGCGTGGACATCACGATGTCCTACGTCCCGCCGGCCGGCGCTGTGGGGCACGCCGTAGTTGCCCTGTTCCGCAGGGACTACAAAACGCTGATGAATGATGAGCTCGCGTGGTTCAAGTCTCTGCTCGGCCGCCAAGGCGCGACGTGA
- a CDS encoding lectin — protein MKRALRLSILAVLALLGFGGTAGGQGQRSDMNFFITSAGSGKGGDLGGLAGADKTCQVLAAAAGAGGRTWRAYLSTQGPGAVNARDRIGTGPWRNAKGVVVAKDLAELHGKNNISKETALTEKGEIVNGRGDRPNMHDILTGSRPDGTAFPPDQDRTCGNWTKSGQGAAMVGHHDRQGLRDDEPSRSWNSSHPSRGADGGCSQNDLRSTGGNGFFYCFATK, from the coding sequence ATGAAGCGCGCGCTACGTCTATCGATCCTGGCGGTGCTGGCGCTGCTGGGGTTCGGGGGAACGGCTGGTGGGCAAGGGCAACGCAGCGATATGAACTTCTTCATCACCAGCGCCGGCTCCGGTAAAGGTGGCGACCTCGGCGGCCTGGCCGGCGCCGACAAGACCTGCCAGGTGTTGGCGGCGGCGGCGGGCGCGGGCGGGAGGACCTGGCGCGCCTATCTGAGCACTCAGGGGCCCGGCGCCGTGAACGCCCGCGACCGCATCGGCACGGGGCCGTGGCGGAACGCCAAGGGCGTGGTCGTCGCCAAGGATCTGGCCGAGCTGCACGGCAAGAACAACATCAGTAAAGAGACCGCGCTGACCGAAAAGGGGGAGATCGTCAACGGCCGCGGTGACAGGCCCAACATGCACGACATCCTGACCGGCTCCCGGCCGGACGGCACGGCGTTCCCGCCCGACCAGGACCGCACGTGCGGGAACTGGACCAAGAGCGGCCAGGGGGCGGCGATGGTCGGCCATCACGACCGGCAGGGCCTGCGCGACGACGAGCCTTCGAGGTCCTGGAACTCCTCTCATCCCTCACGCGGGGCGGACGGCGGCTGCAGCCAGAACGACCTCCGGAGCACGGGGGGTAACGGCTTCTTCTACTGCTTCGCCACCAAGTGA
- a CDS encoding redoxin domain-containing protein, producing MSSGQLAGLSVAVAIGTVAAYLLFFPVAAVRNHPEAYVAAFAAATALAVVAVVRARARRWPAWLALGLASVLLIAGAWFNFVGARVPDTPSALRLGERPPDFTLPDAAGRPVALADFRGKKPVVLIFYRGYWUPFCMAELQGLGAALSDAEQAGVEIVAVSPDPNERSQKLAEGLRLGYRFVADRDLAVTRRYGLVHPGAGPKGEDVPRPATVVLDRDGIVRWFSVSRNYQVRPDPDDVLRALRALPPVPGDRS from the coding sequence ATGTCGTCCGGACAGCTTGCCGGGCTCAGTGTGGCCGTCGCCATCGGTACCGTTGCGGCGTACCTGCTGTTCTTCCCGGTCGCGGCCGTCCGCAACCATCCGGAGGCCTACGTAGCCGCGTTCGCCGCGGCGACGGCGCTGGCGGTCGTGGCGGTCGTGCGCGCGCGGGCTCGGCGCTGGCCCGCCTGGCTGGCGCTCGGGCTCGCGAGCGTGCTGCTCATCGCCGGCGCCTGGTTCAACTTTGTCGGCGCCCGGGTGCCCGACACGCCCTCGGCGCTGCGCCTGGGCGAGCGGCCGCCCGATTTCACCTTGCCCGATGCCGCCGGCCGGCCAGTCGCGCTCGCGGATTTTCGCGGCAAGAAACCGGTCGTGCTCATCTTCTACCGCGGGTACTGGTGACCGTTCTGCATGGCGGAGCTCCAAGGTCTTGGAGCCGCGCTCTCGGACGCCGAGCAGGCCGGCGTGGAAATCGTCGCGGTCTCGCCCGATCCCAACGAGCGCAGCCAGAAGCTCGCGGAGGGGCTGCGCCTCGGCTACCGGTTTGTCGCCGATCGTGACCTGGCCGTGACCCGGCGATACGGCCTGGTGCACCCGGGCGCCGGGCCGAAGGGCGAAGACGTGCCCCGCCCGGCGACGGTCGTCCTGGACCGCGACGGCATCGTGCGCTGGTTCTCAGTCAGCCGGAACTACCAGGTGCGCCCCGACCCCGACGACGTCCTGCGTGCCCTCCGCGCCCTGCCACCCGTTCCCGGAGACCGCTCATGA
- a CDS encoding PLP-dependent aminotransferase family protein, producing the protein MTTTTHAFESLLAVRARIGWGMAVATPRPSQSVRYEFGGGYPDPASFPYDGMVEATARMLKDEGPAAMTYGEPQGYRGLRELICHKYERFEAFRAEPENIIVANGSGQALALAFGAFIDPGDPVIAEAPTFAGSLNTLRRHGPEILDVPVDAEGIVTEAVRHRLETLRRRGRRCKLIYTIVNFQNPAGPSQSLRRRRELIGLAHEYDTLILEDDAYGELRFEGETLPPLFALDQGGRVIRAGTLSKILGAGVRLGWLCAPPAMIPAFQSFLFGGGVNPFMSRVATYYLREHLEPHVRLLIDVYRAKRDAMLAGLDELLGGTDAIVSRPEGGFFLWLRLPRGVDQGRLATRAGEAGVQYTPGPVFYANGGGEEFIRLAFSYEPPDRCYEGARLLGRAILDARAS; encoded by the coding sequence ATGACGACGACGACTCATGCCTTCGAGTCTCTGCTGGCGGTGCGCGCGCGTATCGGGTGGGGCATGGCGGTGGCAACGCCCCGGCCCTCGCAGAGCGTGCGCTACGAGTTCGGTGGCGGATACCCCGATCCCGCGTCGTTTCCCTACGACGGGATGGTGGAAGCGACGGCCAGGATGCTGAAGGACGAAGGCCCCGCCGCCATGACCTACGGCGAGCCCCAGGGGTATCGCGGCCTGCGCGAGCTGATCTGCCACAAGTACGAGCGGTTCGAGGCGTTTCGGGCCGAGCCGGAGAACATCATCGTGGCGAACGGCTCGGGCCAGGCCCTGGCCCTGGCGTTCGGCGCCTTCATCGATCCCGGCGACCCCGTCATCGCGGAGGCGCCCACGTTCGCCGGCTCGCTCAATACGCTGCGCCGGCACGGCCCCGAGATCCTCGACGTGCCGGTCGACGCCGAAGGCATCGTGACCGAGGCCGTGCGGCACCGGCTGGAGACGCTCCGCCGCCGGGGCCGCCGGTGCAAGCTCATCTACACGATCGTGAATTTTCAGAACCCCGCGGGACCGAGCCAGTCGCTCCGCCGGCGCCGGGAGCTGATCGGGCTCGCTCACGAGTACGACACCCTCATCCTCGAGGACGACGCCTATGGCGAGCTGCGGTTCGAAGGCGAGACCCTGCCCCCGCTCTTCGCTCTGGACCAGGGGGGCCGGGTGATCCGCGCCGGCACGCTCTCCAAGATCCTCGGCGCCGGCGTTCGCCTGGGCTGGCTGTGCGCGCCGCCGGCGATGATCCCGGCCTTCCAGAGCTTCCTCTTCGGCGGCGGCGTGAACCCGTTCATGTCGCGTGTGGCCACCTACTATCTGCGCGAGCACCTCGAGCCGCACGTCCGGCTCCTGATCGACGTCTATCGGGCCAAGCGCGACGCTATGCTGGCGGGCCTGGACGAGCTGCTGGGCGGCACCGACGCTATCGTCAGTCGTCCCGAAGGGGGCTTTTTCCTCTGGCTCCGGCTGCCGCGCGGCGTCGATCAGGGGCGGCTGGCCACCCGGGCCGGCGAAGCCGGCGTGCAGTACACGCCGGGGCCGGTGTTCTACGCCAATGGCGGCGGCGAGGAGTTCATTCGCCTGGCCTTCAGCTACGAGCCGCCCGACAGGTGCTACGAGGGCGCCCGCTTGCTCGGCCGAGCCATCCTCGACGCGCGGGCCTCCTGA
- a CDS encoding 5'-3' exonuclease H3TH domain-containing protein, with translation MIVHLIDGTFELFRYFLSPAAAFDRSTPEALRAVRGVVASVLGLLEGGVSHLGVATDHVIESVRNALWPGYKTGEGIDPVLYAQFQPLEEALTALGVVVWPMVEFEADDALAAAAVMATADARVEQVVLCTPDKDLAQCVRGDRVVQLDRRTRELRNESAVRQKFGVPPASIPDWLALVGDSADGYPGLPGWGAVSAATVLACYGRLEHIPKLATEWAVSVRGALRLATTLAEQRERALLFRELATLRADAPIGADVDALRWTGPRTEFAAWSERLGAPTLHERALKAWSFRSPDAGAARGR, from the coding sequence GTGATCGTCCACCTGATCGACGGAACCTTCGAGCTCTTCCGTTACTTTCTCTCGCCGGCCGCCGCCTTCGACCGCAGCACGCCCGAGGCGCTGAGGGCGGTGCGCGGCGTCGTGGCCTCCGTGCTGGGACTGCTGGAAGGCGGCGTCAGCCATCTGGGCGTGGCCACCGATCACGTGATCGAATCGGTCCGCAACGCGCTGTGGCCTGGCTACAAGACAGGCGAGGGGATCGACCCGGTGCTCTACGCGCAGTTCCAGCCGCTGGAAGAGGCCCTCACGGCGCTGGGCGTGGTCGTCTGGCCGATGGTGGAATTCGAGGCCGATGACGCGCTGGCCGCGGCCGCGGTCATGGCCACCGCGGATGCCAGGGTCGAGCAGGTCGTCTTGTGCACGCCGGACAAGGACCTGGCGCAATGCGTGCGGGGCGACCGGGTCGTCCAGCTCGACCGGCGCACGCGGGAGCTGCGCAACGAGTCCGCCGTGCGTCAGAAGTTCGGTGTCCCACCGGCCTCGATTCCCGACTGGCTGGCGCTCGTCGGCGACAGCGCGGACGGCTATCCCGGTCTGCCCGGCTGGGGCGCCGTGTCGGCGGCGACCGTCCTGGCCTGCTACGGGCGCCTGGAACACATCCCCAAGCTGGCCACGGAGTGGGCGGTCTCGGTCCGGGGCGCGCTGCGCCTGGCCACGACGTTAGCCGAGCAGCGGGAGCGGGCGCTGCTGTTCCGCGAGCTGGCCACGCTGCGCGCGGATGCGCCCATCGGCGCCGACGTGGATGCCCTGCGCTGGACCGGGCCCCGGACCGAGTTCGCCGCCTGGTCCGAGCGACTGGGCGCGCCGACGCTCCACGAGCGCGCCCTCAAGGCCTGGTCGTTCCGCTCCCCAGACGCTGGCGCAGCTCGCGGGCGGTAA
- a CDS encoding MFS transporter — MLTAGRTDVLLLVNAITGQFIAGLATRIFVVSLPTIAAALNADILAVSWALIAYQLAGISLSIVFGRLGDIHGRYAIYGGGFAVMTVSSLLCGLAPGVGWLIAFRLAQGIGAAMIASAARVLAMDAMPEGAEGRANGFMTMSFHGGVLLGPPVGGLLIDVLSWRWTFFLLVPIGVAGLALTALRARGRRQAPAAASTSVDYVGAALLVVLTGVLALLVDQRSAEAIGIGQQNVMVVAFALGLVGFLAHQRRAVNPVLNLALFRIRMFAFSVLSLLAYAITSGVLTFVLPFYIQNVLHLSPSFMGLLFLSAPVLTMSLAPVAGQLTDRIGPRFPASLGLAMIMAAFGLGLLLQVDSHWLLPALVLAGTGLGQGFFNTPNQTAIIGSVPREYRGFATGLVQMMFGVGSLLGISLGGLLLTVMFRHYAGIPGATPSAEVPGPFVAAMRATFAACLVLMTLALAASFMRGGRRVEAAALH, encoded by the coding sequence ATGCTGACGGCGGGCCGCACCGACGTGCTGCTCCTGGTGAACGCGATCACCGGGCAGTTCATCGCCGGTCTGGCCACCCGCATCTTCGTCGTGTCCCTGCCCACGATCGCCGCCGCGTTGAACGCCGACATCCTGGCCGTCTCCTGGGCCCTCATCGCCTATCAGCTCGCTGGCATCTCGCTGTCCATCGTCTTCGGCCGGCTGGGCGATATCCATGGGCGCTACGCGATCTACGGCGGCGGCTTCGCCGTCATGACCGTCAGCTCGCTGCTCTGCGGCCTGGCGCCCGGCGTGGGCTGGCTCATCGCCTTCCGGCTCGCCCAGGGCATCGGGGCCGCCATGATCGCCTCGGCGGCGCGCGTGCTGGCCATGGACGCCATGCCGGAGGGGGCCGAGGGCCGGGCCAACGGGTTCATGACCATGTCGTTCCACGGCGGCGTGCTGCTGGGACCGCCGGTGGGCGGCCTGCTCATCGACGTGCTGAGCTGGCGCTGGACCTTCTTTCTCCTCGTCCCCATCGGCGTGGCGGGCCTGGCCTTGACCGCCCTGCGCGCGCGGGGTCGCCGGCAGGCGCCGGCCGCGGCCTCCACGTCGGTGGACTACGTCGGGGCCGCGCTGCTCGTCGTCCTGACCGGGGTGCTGGCGCTGCTGGTCGACCAGCGGAGCGCCGAGGCGATCGGGATCGGCCAGCAGAACGTGATGGTCGTCGCCTTCGCCCTCGGCCTCGTGGGGTTCCTCGCCCACCAGCGGCGGGCGGTGAACCCCGTGCTGAACCTCGCCCTGTTCCGGATCCGCATGTTCGCCTTCAGCGTCCTGAGCCTGCTCGCCTACGCCATCACCAGCGGCGTGCTGACGTTCGTGCTGCCCTTCTACATCCAGAACGTCCTGCACCTCTCCCCGTCGTTCATGGGCCTGCTCTTCCTGTCCGCGCCCGTCTTGACCATGAGCCTGGCCCCCGTGGCCGGCCAGCTCACCGACCGCATCGGGCCTCGGTTCCCCGCCTCGCTGGGGCTGGCCATGATCATGGCGGCCTTCGGTCTGGGGCTGCTGTTACAGGTCGACTCGCACTGGCTGCTGCCCGCGCTGGTGCTGGCCGGCACCGGTCTCGGTCAGGGTTTCTTCAACACGCCCAACCAGACGGCGATCATCGGCTCCGTCCCCCGAGAGTATCGCGGGTTCGCCACCGGCCTGGTGCAGATGATGTTCGGTGTGGGATCGCTGCTGGGCATCTCCCTGGGGGGCCTGCTGCTGACCGTGATGTTCCGGCACTACGCGGGCATCCCCGGCGCCACGCCGAGCGCCGAGGTGCCGGGACCGTTCGTGGCGGCCATGCGGGCGACCTTCGCAGCCTGTCTCGTCCTCATGACCCTCGCCCTGGCCGCCTCGTTCATGCGCGGGGGACGACGCGTGGAGGCCGCCGCCCTCCACTGA
- a CDS encoding cation:proton antiporter, with product MAHDVSLLRDIALGIVFAAAAAHLARLIRQPLILGYIAGGVLLGPLGFRLITSDESIGLISEIGLILLLFIIGLEIDVRELRRLGRSTLVLGVTQFGISVLLGLPFFAWLGYAATGRFDLVYLAVVTSFSSTLIVVKLLRDKFELNVLSGRLTLGILIVQDVWAILFMAVQPNLTNPGLTPIAGSIAGGALLVLVAFLLSRYALAPLFEASARRPELVLLSSVAWCFVVSGLAERMGLSPEMGALIAGLSISAFPYGADVISKITGVRDFFVTLFFVTLGMKVAMPTATVLAHAVLIAAFVLASRLVAVVPAVTLLGNGAYAGVVAALNLAQISEFSLVILALGAGYGHVSAGAREVILTTMILTSLVSTYVIGANDRLARLLLRPFAGRPGAPATTAAGDNGGAPPRDLILLGNYRIAQSVLDLVEQRAPHLLPRIMVVDYNAIRGRAVLGRGFHWVYGDLAHPEALGHLGLEHARVIVTTISDTFLKGITTRRLVANLRRLAPTALIVMTGEERIDAEELLRGGADHVLIPGEITGERALELLQAHGDRAATDELPPRARLG from the coding sequence ATGGCCCACGACGTCAGCCTGTTGCGCGATATCGCGCTGGGCATCGTGTTCGCCGCCGCCGCCGCCCACCTCGCCCGCCTCATCCGCCAGCCGCTGATCCTGGGCTATATCGCGGGCGGGGTGCTGCTGGGCCCGCTGGGCTTCCGGCTGATCACCAGCGACGAGAGCATCGGCCTCATCTCCGAGATCGGCCTGATCCTCCTGCTGTTCATCATCGGCCTCGAGATCGACGTTCGCGAGCTCCGCCGCCTGGGGCGCTCCACGCTCGTCCTGGGTGTCACCCAGTTCGGGATCAGCGTGCTCCTGGGCCTGCCGTTCTTCGCCTGGCTCGGTTACGCCGCCACCGGGCGGTTCGACCTCGTGTACCTGGCCGTGGTGACCTCGTTCAGCTCCACGCTGATCGTCGTCAAGCTCCTGCGCGACAAGTTCGAGCTGAACGTGCTCTCCGGCCGCCTCACCCTGGGCATTCTCATCGTCCAGGACGTGTGGGCCATCCTGTTCATGGCCGTCCAGCCGAACCTGACCAATCCCGGCCTCACGCCCATCGCCGGCTCCATCGCGGGCGGGGCCCTCCTGGTGCTGGTCGCCTTCCTGCTCAGCCGCTACGCGCTGGCCCCGCTCTTCGAGGCCTCGGCCCGGCGCCCCGAGCTCGTGCTCCTCTCCTCGGTCGCGTGGTGCTTCGTGGTGAGCGGCCTGGCCGAGCGGATGGGGCTGTCGCCCGAGATGGGCGCGCTGATCGCCGGGCTCAGCATCTCGGCGTTCCCGTACGGCGCCGACGTCATCTCGAAGATCACCGGCGTGCGGGACTTCTTCGTGACCCTGTTCTTCGTCACGCTCGGCATGAAGGTGGCCATGCCCACGGCCACGGTGCTCGCGCACGCCGTCCTCATCGCCGCCTTCGTGCTGGCCAGCCGGCTCGTCGCCGTCGTGCCCGCGGTCACGCTCTTGGGCAACGGCGCCTACGCCGGCGTGGTGGCAGCCCTCAACCTGGCCCAGATCAGCGAGTTCTCCCTGGTCATCCTCGCCCTGGGGGCCGGCTATGGGCACGTCTCGGCCGGCGCCCGCGAGGTCATCCTGACCACCATGATCCTCACCTCGCTCGTCTCCACGTACGTGATCGGGGCCAACGATCGTCTCGCCCGCCTGCTGCTCCGGCCGTTCGCCGGACGGCCCGGCGCGCCGGCTACGACGGCGGCCGGGGACAACGGCGGGGCCCCGCCGCGCGACCTCATCCTTCTGGGCAACTATCGCATCGCTCAGAGCGTGCTCGACCTGGTCGAGCAGCGGGCTCCCCACCTGCTGCCGCGCATCATGGTGGTCGACTACAACGCCATCCGGGGACGGGCGGTCCTGGGGCGCGGGTTCCACTGGGTGTACGGCGACCTCGCCCACCCCGAGGCCCTGGGGCACCTCGGCCTCGAGCACGCCCGGGTCATCGTCACGACGATTTCCGACACCTTCCTGAAGGGCATCACCACGCGGCGCCTCGTCGCCAACCTGCGCCGGCTGGCCCCCACGGCGCTGATCGTGATGACGGGGGAAGAGCGCATCGACGCCGAGGAGCTCCTGCGCGGGGGCGCCGACCATGTCCTCATTCCCGGGGAGATCACCGGGGAGCGCGCGCTGGAGCTCCTGCAGGCGCACGGCGACCGTGCGGCGACGGACGAGCTTCCCCCGCGCGCCCGTCTCGGCTAA
- a CDS encoding YciI family protein, producing MKYLCLVYNEEKALAAMDKSDFLALVGGHVAYGDELRQNGHLIATEALERVHTATTVRVRNGKVSTTDGPFAETKEQLGGFFLVEARDDQEAIRLAAGIPSAQTGSIEVRPIRDCHQLLAEAGVSPQEARASRMARPSKRAPS from the coding sequence ATGAAGTATCTCTGCCTCGTCTACAACGAAGAGAAAGCGCTGGCCGCCATGGACAAGAGCGACTTCCTGGCCCTCGTGGGCGGCCACGTCGCGTACGGGGACGAGCTTCGCCAGAACGGCCACCTCATCGCGACCGAGGCCCTCGAGCGCGTGCACACGGCGACGACGGTACGGGTCCGCAATGGCAAGGTGTCCACCACCGACGGCCCGTTCGCCGAGACCAAGGAGCAGCTGGGCGGTTTCTTCCTCGTCGAGGCGCGGGACGATCAGGAGGCCATCCGCCTGGCCGCGGGGATCCCCTCGGCGCAGACGGGGAGCATCGAAGTGCGACCCATCAGAGACTGCCATCAGCTTCTGGCCGAGGCCGGCGTCAGTCCTCAGGAGGCCCGCGCGTCGAGGATGGCTCGGCCGAGCAAGCGGGCGCCCTCGTAG
- a CDS encoding DoxX family protein, whose translation MTYALWIVQALLAALFLFAGGMKLVLPLEQMAGPIALPGPLLRFIGVMEVLGALGLVLPGLLGIRPGLTPLAAVGLVIVMIGATVLGVAAGDVAMALIPLGVGLLAAFVAYGRWRLAPHRGAAGHLVAKQ comes from the coding sequence ATGACCTACGCGCTGTGGATCGTGCAGGCGCTGCTCGCCGCGCTGTTCCTCTTCGCCGGCGGCATGAAGCTCGTCCTGCCGCTGGAGCAGATGGCGGGGCCGATCGCGCTGCCGGGACCGTTGCTGAGATTCATCGGCGTGATGGAGGTGCTCGGAGCGCTGGGCCTGGTCCTGCCCGGGCTCCTGGGCATCCGACCGGGCCTGACGCCCCTGGCCGCCGTGGGCCTGGTGATCGTCATGATCGGCGCCACCGTGCTCGGGGTGGCGGCCGGTGACGTCGCCATGGCCCTGATCCCGCTGGGGGTGGGCCTGCTCGCCGCGTTCGTCGCCTACGGCCGCTGGCGGTTAGCGCCGCATCGCGGGGCGGCCGGTCACTTGGTGGCGAAGCAGTAG
- a CDS encoding NAD(P)-binding domain-containing protein has translation MTAALGRILRRGVDVRPGETGALLWSFAFFFCVLSAYYVIRPVRDDMGVAGGVKNLAWLFTATLVGMLVLHPVFTALVARLPRRRFVPLVYRLFILNLVVFWLLLRMADGSEAVWIGRIFFVWTSVFNLFVVSVFWSFMTDLYRPAQAERLFGMIAVGGTLGAILGSTITSGLVSVVGSANLLLASAILLEAAARAASALERHEERLAAEARPETAGSGAATRQRPAIGGGVFEGIRAVARSPYLLGIAALMLLFTITSTFLYFQQADIVARTFRDDPQGRTRLFAGIDLAVNVLTLGTQVFLTGRILRWLGLGMALAFLPLLTLVGFGILGAAPVLSVLVGFQVLRRAGNFAIQRPAREVLYTVLSRTDKYKAKNFNDTFVYRVGDQAGAWSYTLIAWLGLGLSGLAFAMVPLSAVWLFLVLWLGRRQQNIREEAKAMSDATTGSPSSVFSRRDILGMAGAVAASVTVARRPLTARAAPPAGAAPVNIGIIGAGRIGGTLGELWVKAGHRVLLSSRHPENLKDLAARLGPLARVGTPREAAAFGEVILIAVPYGALPQVGRDFAAEMRGKVVLDAANPFPGRDGPVAEEARRKGTGVASAQHLPGVRLVRAFNTIPSTVLRDEAHRAGERIAVPLAADDREALAVAARLVEAAGFEPVAVGPLARAREFDPGTPVFGRGLTARELRQRLGSGTTRP, from the coding sequence ATGACCGCCGCCCTCGGGCGGATCCTGAGGCGCGGAGTCGACGTCCGGCCCGGCGAGACCGGCGCGCTCCTCTGGTCCTTCGCATTCTTCTTTTGCGTGCTCTCCGCCTACTACGTCATCCGTCCCGTCCGGGACGACATGGGGGTCGCCGGCGGGGTGAAGAACCTGGCCTGGCTCTTCACCGCCACGCTGGTGGGGATGCTGGTCCTCCATCCGGTGTTCACGGCGCTCGTGGCCCGGCTCCCGCGGCGGCGGTTCGTGCCGCTCGTCTACCGGCTGTTCATCCTGAATCTCGTCGTGTTCTGGCTACTCTTGCGGATGGCCGATGGCTCGGAGGCGGTCTGGATCGGCCGAATCTTCTTCGTCTGGACCAGCGTCTTCAATCTCTTCGTGGTGTCCGTCTTCTGGTCGTTCATGACCGACCTCTACCGGCCGGCGCAGGCCGAGCGCCTCTTCGGCATGATCGCCGTCGGGGGCACGCTGGGGGCGATCCTCGGTTCCACGATCACCTCGGGGCTCGTGAGCGTGGTGGGCTCGGCCAACCTCCTGCTGGCCTCCGCGATCCTGCTAGAGGCTGCCGCTCGCGCGGCGAGCGCCCTGGAGCGCCACGAGGAGCGGCTGGCCGCCGAGGCCCGGCCCGAGACCGCCGGTTCCGGGGCTGCGACTCGTCAACGGCCGGCCATCGGCGGAGGCGTGTTCGAAGGCATCCGCGCGGTCGCTCGCTCGCCGTACCTGCTGGGGATCGCCGCGCTCATGCTGCTGTTCACCATCACCTCCACCTTCCTCTACTTCCAGCAAGCCGACATCGTAGCCCGGACGTTTCGGGATGATCCGCAAGGCCGGACGCGGCTCTTTGCCGGCATCGACCTGGCCGTCAACGTACTCACCCTGGGGACCCAGGTCTTTCTCACCGGCCGGATCCTCCGCTGGCTCGGCCTGGGCATGGCGCTGGCCTTCCTTCCGCTGCTGACTCTCGTCGGCTTCGGAATCCTGGGAGCGGCCCCGGTGCTCTCCGTCCTGGTCGGCTTCCAGGTGCTGCGCCGCGCGGGCAACTTTGCCATTCAGCGGCCGGCCCGTGAGGTGCTCTACACCGTCCTGTCGCGCACCGACAAGTACAAGGCGAAGAACTTCAACGACACGTTCGTCTATCGGGTGGGCGACCAGGCCGGGGCCTGGTCGTACACGTTGATCGCCTGGCTGGGCCTCGGCCTGTCCGGGCTGGCGTTCGCCATGGTCCCGCTCTCGGCAGTGTGGCTCTTCCTGGTCCTGTGGCTGGGACGGCGACAGCAGAACATCCGTGAGGAGGCGAAGGCGATGAGCGATGCGACGACTGGCTCCCCGAGCAGCGTGTTCAGCCGCCGCGACATCCTCGGCATGGCCGGAGCCGTGGCCGCCAGCGTGACCGTGGCGCGCCGGCCCCTCACTGCGCGGGCCGCGCCGCCGGCCGGGGCCGCGCCCGTGAACATCGGCATCATCGGGGCGGGCCGCATCGGCGGCACGCTCGGCGAGCTCTGGGTCAAGGCGGGCCATCGTGTGCTGCTGTCCTCGCGCCATCCGGAGAACTTGAAGGATCTCGCCGCCCGCCTGGGCCCCCTGGCCCGCGTGGGAACGCCGCGCGAGGCCGCCGCGTTCGGCGAGGTGATCCTGATCGCCGTTCCCTACGGGGCGCTGCCCCAGGTCGGTCGCGATTTCGCGGCCGAGATGCGCGGGAAGGTCGTGCTCGACGCGGCCAACCCGTTTCCGGGTAGAGATGGCCCGGTAGCGGAGGAGGCGCGGCGGAAGGGCACGGGGGTCGCCTCCGCGCAACATCTGCCGGGCGTACGTCTCGTGCGCGCGTTCAACACGATCCCGTCCACCGTCCTGCGCGACGAAGCGCACCGCGCGGGCGAGCGCATCGCCGTGCCGCTGGCGGCGGACGATCGCGAAGCGCTGGCGGTGGCGGCGCGGCTGGTCGAAGCGGCCGGCTTCGAGCCGGTCGCCGTCGGGCCGCTGGCCCGCGCCCGGGAGTTCGACCCGGGCACGCCCGTGTTCGGCCGCGGGCTTACCGCCCGCGAGCTGCGCCAGCGTCTGGGGAGCGGAACGACCAGGCCTTGA
- a CDS encoding helix-hairpin-helix domain-containing protein, with translation MSHKVRINLANPAELLELPGLGPERAAAIIRFRAEHGPIADVRELERILGGWRVTEALATEIDFDPADSTAPEAPGA, from the coding sequence ATGTCGCACAAGGTCAGAATCAATCTCGCAAATCCCGCTGAGCTCCTGGAGCTGCCGGGCCTCGGGCCCGAGCGAGCGGCGGCAATCATCAGGTTCCGTGCCGAGCACGGTCCAATCGCCGACGTCCGCGAGCTCGAGCGCATTCTCGGCGGGTGGCGCGTGACCGAGGCTCTCGCCACGGAGATCGACTTTGATCCCGCCGATTCTACGGCGCCCGAAGCGCCAGGGGCTTGA